A region of the Methanobacterium formicicum DSM 3637 genome:
GGAGCCTCCTGGTGGTTTTAGCATCCTTCTTTTGGGCTATGGACACGACTTTAACCAAATTTTTAAGCAATAAACGAGACATATTCTTTCTTACAGGTCTTAAATGTGGAATTGGGGGGTCAATACTTTTTATAATAAGTATTTTCCTTGGATTAAGTTTCCAACTCCCCTTAAACATGATTCCGTTATTGCTTTTAATTGGATGGGGTTGCATGAGCTTTGCAATAATTTTGATCTACATTGCAATACGTGAAATAGGATCAACCCGCACCGGATCCATTTTCTCCACCAGCGCCATATTTGGGGCCATAACTGCTTTTATTATTTTAGGAGAACCTTTAAAGGACACTCAACTCCTATTTGGTATTTTAATGTTTGTGGGCATACTTATCCTCTATCATAAAGGGAATACGGATTAAGCACCTTTACCATAATGGAGGTACTGATTTAGTATCTTCATCACCATGGGGTACTGGTTGAGTATCTTCATCACCATGGGGTACTGGTTGAGTATCTTCATCACCATGGGGTACTGGTTGAGTATCTTTATCATATGAAATGTTTAGCCTAGATAGGGAAATTAAGCATCTTACTATTATTAGGGATAATGATTGGACAAAGAATAAGGTTTAATCAATAACTAAAAACTAATAGATGAAATATTGAATTGACATTAGATTTGTTAATCTAAAATGAATTTTAAATCAAGGTAAATATTAGAGGGGATCATGTTTTCGGAAATAATTAACAGCTTGGAATCATTTATCATGGTTAACGTGTCCTGGACAGTTTTTTTAGGCTGCATCCTGGAACAGATAATTGTGCCCATTCCAGCTAGTTTAATAGTTGTAAGTTCAACCTTCATCCTTCTGAAGGGAACTAGCTTTTCAATAGCTGCACTGGGGACTTTAATTGTCAAAATTGTGATCCCTGCTTCTTTGGGGATTACTTTAGGTTCATTTGTTTATTATATTCTGGCATATAAACTGGGAAAACCTTTCATAGAACGAACCAGTAAATATCTTGGAGTTTCTGTTAAAGATGTGGAAGATGTGGAAAAGAAGTTCAAAGAGAGTCGCTATGATGATATATTCATGTTCCTGGCCCGTTGTTTTCCAGTAATCCCCAGCATAGCCATCAATCTTTTCTGTGGTCTAATTCGGTACGACCTAAAAAAATATATTATCACCACGTTCATGGGTTCTGCAGTCCAGATATTGGGATGGGGACTGCTGGCATGGTTCTTTGGAAACATTTACCAGGTGTTAGAAGACAAAATATCCTATATAGGTAATATTATCACTGTAATTATTGTGTTAGTGGTTATATATTTCATAATCATGAAAAAGCGCGAAAAAAAATAATAAAATCCGGAATGAACATCCGCTTTACATTACAAAATTGTTTTTAAGAATAATGGTAATTTGTTATTTTTTTTAAATTGAGTTGGGGGTAATTTGGTAGAAATTGGTAGAAAGTTTGGAATAAATATTTAAACAATCTTCATAAAACAATAGCTGTGGAATTGTTAATTGGAAAAATTCGGAAATTCAAAATGGATTAAAGATGAATGTCCTGAATAAAATCTAATGGTCACGGTAATATCACCTCATAAAATATGTTTAGGGATTTGAGATTGTAAAAAAATCCCATCCCAATTTTTTTTGAGGATTATAAACTGTAAAAATATCTTAAAATCAGGAGTGGATAGTTTGATTAAAGAAATCGTGAAATGGAGACCAATTATAATCGGAATTGTCTTAGTGATAACACTTTATGTGATTTCAGATTTGATTTCAAGTGTAAGCATACTGTTGCCCTCATTTTTACTGGCCGGACTTATAGTTGGATTCATGATCAATGAAAGTGAAAAAAATGGGGCCATCAATGGGGCCATTTTAGGATTAATTGGTG
Encoded here:
- a CDS encoding DUF5518 domain-containing protein; this encodes MDSLIKEIVKWRPIIIGIVLVITLYVISDLISSVSILLPSFLLAGLIVGFMINESEKNGAINGAILGLIGGLIVNVFLIIYYYSLGYGDYISSILLYSVMNLILQIVVAAVGGVLGSLIKAESVKNRPVEEIEE
- a CDS encoding DedA family protein produces the protein MFSEIINSLESFIMVNVSWTVFLGCILEQIIVPIPASLIVVSSTFILLKGTSFSIAALGTLIVKIVIPASLGITLGSFVYYILAYKLGKPFIERTSKYLGVSVKDVEDVEKKFKESRYDDIFMFLARCFPVIPSIAINLFCGLIRYDLKKYIITTFMGSAVQILGWGLLAWFFGNIYQVLEDKISYIGNIITVIIVLVVIYFIIMKKREKK